TGAAAGGAGAGTCTTCCTCAGCGGTCGCTAAGTTATGCGTGGTAATAGTCGGAGGAACTTATGAGCGACAAGAGCAGAATTAGCGTGCAGTGTTTGGTGGGTGATATTGCCCAACAGCCCGATGTAGACGCTGTGGTTAATGCCGCCAATGCGCAATTGAGAACCGGCGGCGGCGTTGCCGGAGCGCTTCATCGCGCCGCTGGGCCCGGCCTGGCCGAAGAGGGGCAGTCAATGGCGCCCATCAAGCCGGGCCAAGCGGTACTCACCGGCGGTCATAACCTGCCCAACCGCTGGGTAATTCACTGTCTGGGACCGGTATACGGTACCGACAAGCCGGAGGATCAGTTGCTAGCGGACTGCTACCGCAATGCGCTGAAACTCGCCGACGAGCAAGGTATTAAGCGGCTGGCTTTCCCAGCACTGTCTACTGGCGCTTTCGGCTATCCGGCGGAAGAAGCCGCACAAGTGTGTGCGGCTACCCTCGAAGCCGTAATACCCAGCTTGCATAAAGTGCGCCTGATCCGCTTTGTGCTGTTTAACGAAGCGGCCCGGCATACTCTCCATCAATCCCTGGCTCAACGCTTAACCATCGACCCGTCATCGGTGGCGATAGGCTCTAAATCCTAAAAGGAGCACCACATTGAGCAGGGTCAGATGCCTTTTAACCCTCGGCTTCGTTTTTCTTGCTAACGGGAGCACATTTTTTATTGTTGGCCTAGCCGCTCATTAGAGGACGCTTTGGGTGATTAGCCCCTCGTTTATTGTACTTGGCATTGCCTTTTTAGCCATTTCCAAGCCCCTTAAGAGCGCTCATAACAGCTCTTCTCCCTCTTGAAGAGGCAGGGCTTTGGCGTAAAGAAGTGCTTTCCATTCAGGCCCTAGGGCCTGAATGGATTGTTGCGGGCAGTGTTAGTTAGTGGCTTGGCTGGGCGGCGCGTTTATTGCTTGCTCGTGGGTTGAGTGCTCATCATCCATTTCGCTGTCCGTCTCGTTATCGAGTTTGAGCGTCGGCTGCTGAAAGTGGCGTAGCTGGCGCTTTAAGTAGCTGGTATAGAGATATTTGTTGTAAACCGCCCAGCAGTGAAATGTTAGGAATGTGACCAGAAAGCCGACTAAAACTAGCTTGATCATCACTGATCCAACAAGTTGTTCCAGAATCGCTTCTTCCACGATGAAGAACAGATACATTCTGCTCATCACCAAAGCCCAAAGGACTAGGGTGACGAGTGTGATTAAAGTATCGCGCGATCGATAACCCCAGCTTTTTTGGCATGGGTTGTCGATGATGACGGGCATCAGTTTATTGTTCATTGAATTGCTCCCCTCGGTCAGGACTAGTCCAGGTGGCGAGCCGACCCTTTTGGCGCATCATGGCTTTAGGGAAGGCAATTACAACGGTCGCCATATTGATAATCCAATAGGCGAATGGGTACCAGATACTCCAGTAAACACAGCGGAATATCTCTTTGTCATAGCGGCTGTCGATATAGAAACTGACGGCAAATTGAATAAAGCTGATAGCGATTAGAATGCTGCCAAAATAGGTGAGCAACTTAGCGGTGATTGGCCATGCCATGGGTAAAAAAAGTTGCGAGAACAACCAAGCAAGTATTAGCGTAATCACCGAGTAGCACCAAACCACGCTTACGATATATTCCAGCATCAACAGCCAGAAGCGGCGGTTTTTCCAGCGGATGG
This Vreelandella neptunia DNA region includes the following protein-coding sequences:
- a CDS encoding macro domain-containing protein, whose protein sequence is MSDKSRISVQCLVGDIAQQPDVDAVVNAANAQLRTGGGVAGALHRAAGPGLAEEGQSMAPIKPGQAVLTGGHNLPNRWVIHCLGPVYGTDKPEDQLLADCYRNALKLADEQGIKRLAFPALSTGAFGYPAEEAAQVCAATLEAVIPSLHKVRLIRFVLFNEAARHTLHQSLAQRLTIDPSSVAIGSKS